CCGGGCATCCGCCGGAACGCCGCCTCACCGATCACGAACCGGTAGTACGGCGGGCGATCCAGGTCGAACACCTGCTTGCGGTCCTGCCGGTTGCGGACCAGCGAGGTCACGTCCGTGGCGCGGTCCTCGCTGAACTGGGTGAGCATGTAGTGCTCGGACTGCAGCGGACCTGGGATCCGCTCGCCGTGCCAGCTCAGGATCTCACCGGCGGCGGGCTCCAGGTCCGTGAAGGTCCGGAACCAGTGCGGCACCGCGGAGCGGTACCCGGACCACTGCCCGCGCTGCCCGGTGCTGGACCGGGCCAGTTCCAGCATCAGCTCCGACTGCGCGTCGCTGCACTGGAACGCCTCCAGCATCTGCTTGAGCTCGGCCTGCTTGACCGCCACCGCGCCGGACTCGATCTTGTTGACCTTGCCCTGCCGGCAGCCCAGCAGCTCGGCGACCTCTTGTTGGGTCATCCCCACCGTCATCCGCGCTCGGCGGATCTCGTTGCCGAGCTGTCTGCGCCGCGACGTCACCGTGCTCGGCACTCGGAATCTCCGCTCTACGTTCAAGGTCTCGACCAGCAGATCATGTTAACCGAGTACGCTCACCCGGGCGTGGTCCCCGGCGGGTTGCCGGCGAGATCCGCACATTCACTCTTCAGGGGAATAATCGTCGTCGCTTCCCGCGCCGATGGTGATCACGTCAGGTCGAACGCGCCTCCGCGGGTCCCGGACAGGAAAGAACGCCACTGCTCGGCGTTGAACACCAGGACCCCGTCGGCGATGTTCTTGCTGTCGCGGACTCCGACGTGGCCGCCGGCCACGGGGTGGTTGACCTCAACGCAGTTGCCGCCGTTGGGTCCGCAGCGGTTGGCGGCCGTCCAGCCGCGCCGGGGGAAGTACGAGGTCGTTGGGGCCGGGTCCGGTGCGTGCACGTGGCGCTCCCTCCGCACTGTTCAGTTCAGCTCGACAATGAGATTAATCCTTGAGTAGGATTAATCTCAAGCACAGGAGGGAGCAATGATGCCCAGCGTTGCGAACAGCTCCGCACACCTCCGGCGTGACCCGGACGCTGCCCTGGAGCAGCGCGTGTGGGTGCTGCGCAAGCACCACCGCGTGTCACTGCGGCAGGCGCACGCGATCGTCTCCGTCGACTGGGACGCGGGTTTGGCGCGGACCGCCTGCGGCATGGGACTCCGTCCGGATGCGATCGGCGACGTGCCTGCCGGCGGCTGCATGCCGTGCGTCTCCTGCGTCGCCTCGATGCCGGTCGGAGCGGCTCTGCCCGAGGATTCCGAGCTCTGATGATCCAACGCGGCGGCCCCGTTGTCCTCGGCCGCCACGCACGTCCCGAAATCTCGACACGTCCTGGTTCGGCCCGAGCGCGGCGGTGCGCCGCGAACCCGGCCGCGTCCTGCGTCGCGAGCGCGTTTCCGCCCGCGCAGGGCGACATTCCGCGCCGATCCGGGTGCGGACGACAGCGCCCGTTGATCTGTCCGGAATGGTCAATCGGCTGACCGGGGTTGTCATGACTCAGGTCACGCCGACGTCCTACTCTCTTGCCCTATCCGGCCTCCCCGGCGTGTTCCATCCGGGCGAGCGCCGTGAGTGAGGTCCCCGCGGAACCGGCGCGCACGCGCGGCTCGCGGGGTGTTCCGGGTACGAGTCGACGGCGGTCCGATGAGCAGAGACAGCACCTTCGCGACGGTGCGGCGCAGGTTGCTGGGTTTGGCACTGCTGCTGTGCGTCGCGTTGTTCTTGAGCGTGACGGTGGCGACCTACCAAGGCGTCTTCCGGCCGAGCGTGGACGTGGTCCTGCGCGCGGCGTCCACGGGAAATCAGCTGATGCCCGACTCCGAGGTGAAGGTCCGCGGCATGACCGTGGGCCGGGTCGACGAGGTGCGGCCCACCGACGAGGGCGCGGAGCTGCACTTGGCGCTGGAGCCGGACAAGGCGCGGCTGCTGCCCGCGAACGTGTCGGCGAGGCTGCTGCCGCGGACGTTGTTCGGTGAGCGCTACGTGTCGCTGGACGTGCCGGAGCAGGCGTCGTCGACGCGGCTGGCCGCGGGCGATGTGATCTCGCAGGACCGGACGCGGGCGTCGGTGGAGCTGGAGACGGTGCTGGCGGACACGATGCCGGTGCTGCAGGCGGTGCACCCGGACGACCTGGCGGTGACGCTGAATTCGCTGGACCAGGCGCTCGACGGTCGCGGTGAGGAGGTCGGCGACACGATCACGCGGCTGAACCAGTACGTCGAGGGGCTCAACCCGTCCTTGCCGCAGCTGCAGGAGAACCTGCGCCAGCTGGTGGGCGTGGCCGAGACCTACGAGCAGGCGGCTCCGGACGTGCTGCAGGCGCTGGGTGATCTGTCGGTGACCTCGCGGACCTTGGTCGCGCAGCAGCAAGACCTGCGGTCGTTGACCTCGCAGCTGACCACGGCGTCGAACGACGCGACGGGTTTCCTGGAGGCCAGCGGGGACGACCTGATCAGGTTGGGCGAGTCGTCGCGGCCCACCGCGGACGTGCTCGCGAAGTACTCCCCGCAGTACCCGTGCCTGCTGCGCAGCCTCACCGGGATCATCCCGTTGGTCGACGACGTCTTCGGCGTCGGCACCGACGAGCCCGGCGCGCACGTCACGCTGGAAGTGGTGCCCCCGCGGGGCGAGTACGTGCCGGGCGAAGAACCGTCCTTCGACGACGAGCGCGGGCCGCGCTGCTACGACTACCCGCCGGGGACCCGGCCGCAGTACCCGCCGGACGGCCCGATCCAGGACGGTTCGACCGCTCCCGCCCCGGCCGATGCGCCGGGAGCCGCCTCCTCCGGCGGGGCCGGCGGACTCGGCCTGATCAACTCGCCGCAGGAGCGCGACGCGATGTCCACCGTCCTGGCCCCGTCGATGGGGGTTCCGGCGAGCACCGTCCCGCAGTGGGGCTCGATGCTGGTGGGTCCGGTGCTGCGCGGTGCCGAGGTGAGCTACCGCTGAGCCGCCCGCCCGCGGTTCCCGCGGGCGGGCCCGAAACTCCGTCGGGCCGGGTAGGTGCGACCCGGCCCGACGGCCCCCTTCTCGTACGACTCGACCGAGGAGATTTCGCCGCCGCACGAAGAGATCTCGCGGCGGCTTCGTCGCGCTCGCCCGAACGACTCCCGCGACGCCGACCGGCCGAGGTGGGCGCGTGCCGGACCGCGGTGCGCGCCCACCTGGCGGTCACTGCTGACGTCGCCGGGCGTAGGACATCGGCGTCGTCCCGGTCCACCGCTTGAAGGCGTGGATGAAGCTGGCCGCTTCCGCGTACCCCAGGCGGATCGCGATGTCGTCCACCGACAGCGCGCCGTCGCGCAACATCCCCTCGGCGAGCGCGGCGCGGACTTCGTCGCGCACCGCCTGGAAGTTGGTGCCCTCGGCGTTGAGCCTGCGGTGCAGCGTGCGGGCCGTGGTGTGCAGCTTGCGCGCCACGTCCTCCATCCCCATCCGCACCCCGTCGGGCCCGAGCATCTGATCGCGCACCTGCTTGGCGAACCCGGTGCGCTCCCGCCTGCCCGCCAGCAGATCTCGGCACTGCGCCTCGCACATCGCCAAGGTGTGCTCGTTCGCCTGCGGCAGCGGCTGGTCCAGGAACGCCGGATCGAGGATGATCACGTCTTTCGGTGCGCCGAACGACGGCACCGTGCCGAAGAACGCGGGCGCCTCGATGCCGTCCGGCGGCGGAGGCAGGCTCAGCTCGATGCGCTGCACCGGGATCGGCGCGGGCAGCAGCTCGACCATGATGGTGTGGATCGCGGAAAGGTCGCGTTCCACCAGGAAATCCCGCACGTCCGACGGGATGGCCGACGAGTCGAGCTCCACCCGCAGCTCCTCGCCGGACCAGCGGATCCGCGGGATGCAGAACGCGAAGCTCAGCTCCAGGTAGCGCAGCGCCACCGCCATGCCGTCGCGCACCGTCGGACTGCTGATGAACGCGAACCCGAGGATGCCGTACGCGGTCAAGTGGTACTGCAACCCGGCGAGCATGCCCAGGCCTGGCGACGGGGGCAGCGCGTTGACGAGGTTCCGCACGATGCGCAGCTCCTGGTGCGCGTCGACGGAGAACGAGGGGTCCTCCAGTTCCGTTTCGGTGAGCCCGGTTCCGCACAACACCGTCGCCGCCGGAACCTGGTACTCGGCGGCGAATCGGGTGAGCAGCAGGGCGCTGATCGGGCTGCGCGGGAAGTCCCAATCCCGGACGACCGGGTCCGGGATGGCGTCGGGCGCGCGCACACCCGTGCTGTGATCCTTGTCGCGACGATGCGGCATGTCCGGAAGTATCAATCACGTGGCCGCCGACGTCATAGCCCCCACCCCTTTCCCGCTTAACGTGATCGTGACGGACGACACCGTGTAGGCCATTTGCAGGGGAGCAACGCATGACCGCGACCGAGGTCCAAGCCGAGCGGGACGAGATCGAGGCGGCGATCCGCGGCCGGACCGTGCCGAGTCTGCTCGCGGACATCGCCCGGTCCCGGCCCGACGCGCCGGCGTTCGCCACGGCCGACGAGCGCTGGACGTGGTCGCAGGTGCACGGCGAGGTGCTGAGCATCGCGGCGGCGCTGCGCTCGCTGGGCCTGGTGCCCGGTGACGTGCTGGGCGTGATGGCGAGCAACCGGCCCGAGCACATCCTCGCGGACCTGGGCGCCTCGACGGCGGGAGCGACGACCACGACGCTGTACGCGACGCTGGCGCCGGAGCAGATCCGCCACGTGGTGGTCGATTCCGGCGCGAAGATCGCCGTCGTGGAAGGCGAGGACGCGTGGCGCCGGTGGCTGCCGGTGCTGGGCGAGCCGACGGAGCTCGGCGTGGTGATCACGCTCGGCGAGATCGGGGACGCCCGCCCGGCCGGATTCACCGGGAAGATCCTGACCTGGGAGGAATTCCTCGAACTGGGCGCGGCGGTGGACGACGGCTCGTTCGCCCACGACGACCCGTCCGTGCAGGAGCAGATGTGTCCGGACCCCGAGGACATCGCGGTCCTGATCTACACCTCCGGCACCACCGGCACCTCCAAGGGCGTGGAGCTCAGCCACCGCGCGCTGCTCTACGAAGTGGAGGCGCTGGCGCGGGCCGCGGGCCTGCCCGACGAGGTGGTCAGCCTCTCGTACCTGCCGCTGGCGCACGTCGCGGAGCGAGTGCTGTCGGTGTACCTGCCGCTGCGCAGCGGCGGGGAGACCCATTTCTGCGCCAGCGTCAAGGAATTGCCGCAGCGGCTCGCCGAGGTGCGCCCGACGATCCTGTTCGGCGTCCCGCAGGTGTGGGACAAGTTGCGCACCGGCATCGAATCGCGGATCGCCGAGCAGGACGGCGTGCGCGGCAAGCTCGGCGCCTGGGCGCTGCGCGCGGCCGAGCAGGGCGCCGCCCCGGACGCCACCGACACCCAGAAGATGTTGGCGCGGCTGGCGCATCGTGCCGTGCTGCACCGCATCCCGGTGGCGCTGGGGCTGGACCGGTGCGCGGTGCGCGCGGTCGGTGCGGCGCCACTGCCGCCGGGGTTGGAGCGGTTCTTCGCCGGGTTGGGCATGGAGCTCACCGGCGTGTACGGCCTGTCGGAGACCTGCGGTGCGGCGGTGATGCACCGCGCGGGCGATCCGCGCCGGCCGGGCACGGTCGGCAAGGCGATGCCGGGCGTGGAACTGCGGCTGACCGGTGAGGGCGAAGTGCTGGTGCGCGGGCCGTTGTGCGCCTCCGGCTACCGCAACCTGCCCGAGGCGGACCGGGACCTGTTCACCATGGACGGTTACCTGCGCACCGGAGATCTGGGTTCGCTGGACGACGACGGGATGCTGCGGATCACCGGGCGGCAGAAGGAACTCATCATCACCGCGGGCGGGAAGAACATCAGTCCCGTCACCGTGGAGTCGCTGCTGGTGGAGCACCCGCTCATCGAGCAGGCGCTGGTGCACGGCGACGGGCGTCCGTACCTGGTGGCGCTGCTGCTGCCCGACGCGGACGCGCTGGCGAAGTGGGCCGAGCAGCGCGGGCTCGCCGGGGCGGCCCGGGAGGACCTGCTGGCGAATCCGCAGCTGCGCGAGGAGATCGGCCAAGCCGTGGCGCTGGCGAACTCGCGGCTGGCGCGGGTGGAGCACGTGCGCGAGTGGGACTTCGCGCCGACCCAGTGGAGCGAGGACGAAGGCGAGCTCACCCCGACCCGCAAGATCCGCCGCGCCGTGGTCGTGAAGAACAACCGGGAGCACTTGGACGCGCTCTACCCGCGGTGATGCCGCGTCCGTCCAGCAGGCGGGAAAACTGAACCTGGCACGTTGACTTTCCGGTGGCCCTGCGGCGATGCTGCGGTGGTGAAGGCGATCCAGCGGTTCGTGACGCGGCGGCACGTCGATCTGCGACGGCACGCCAGCGCGCTGTGTCGGCGCTGACGGTCGCCTCGCTCACCCGTGCCCGGCCACGCGCCGCGGCCGTCCTCCGGTGACCACGAGCTCGTCCCGCGACGAGCGGTCGTCACCCGGAACTCCGGAAAGTCCTCCCGCACGGCCGGAATGCCCGGCTCCTCCACACCGCGACGGCGATCGTCCCCACCGCGACCGGTGGCGCCGCTCGCCGCCTCGCGGCCTGGAGGGCCTCGGCCGTGCCCGCACGTCCAGGAGCCCGCCATGCGCACCGAACTCGGGCCGCGCAGGGGACCTCTCCGTCCGCAGTGGACGGACGTCTCGTGACGGCGACCGCGCACCCCGCCACCGCCGAACCCTCGACCCGGAACCGCCCGTCCTTCCCGCACCGCGCGGTGTCCTGGGCGACGCCCGCGCTGCTCCTGCTGCTCTGGGAGATCAGCGCCCGCACCGGCCTGCTCGACGTGCAGCTGCTGCCCGCGCCCAGCACGGTGCTGGGAACCGCCGCCGAGCTCACCGCCGACGGTGAGCTCCCGGCGAACCTGCTGGCCAGCCTGTACCGGGCCGGTGCCGGGTTCGCCGTCGGGGCGGTCGTCGGCCTCGGTCTGGGGCTCGCCGTGGGGCTGTCCCGCATCGCGGAGTCGTTGCTGGATCGGGGGATCCAGATGATCCGCGCGATCCCGTTCCTGGCGATGCTGCCGCTGGTGATCGTGTGGTTCGGCATCGAGGAGAGCGGCAAGATCTTCCTCATCGCGCTGGGCACCGCCGTCCCCCTGTACCTCAACGCGGTGCTGGGCATCCGCCAGATCGACCCGAAGCTGCTGGAGATGGCGCGGGTGGTCGGCTTGGGCCGCGCCGAACGCATCCGCTGGGTCGTGCTGCCCGGCGCGCTGCCCTCGATCCTGTCCGGGCTGCGGCTGGCGCTGACGCATTCGTGGCTGGCGCTGGTGATCGCCGAGACGATGGGCGCCGACGCCGGGATCGGGTTCATGGCCACCAACGCCCGCGAATTCCTGCAGACCGACGTGATCGTGCTCGTCGTGGTGATCTACGCCGTGATCGGCGTGGGGTGCGACCTGGTGACGAGGCTCCTGGAGCGCCGGCTGCTGCGCTGGAACCCGGCTTATGCCCGCCTGTCCGCGTGAATCTTCGTGCCCCTGCGGGCTTTTCCCCGCCATCAGAGTAGAACAGGAGTCTCGACGTGAGTGCGATCCGACGTCGTTCGATGTTGGCCGCGGCCGGGTTGGCGGTGCTGGCGCCGTCGTTGGCGAGCTGCGCCGCCGGAGCCGGGGGCGCGGAGGCGGGCACGGTGCGGCTCACCCACGGCCCGATCTCGGTGCCGAAGATCCGCGGCACGCTGGCGCAGGCGTTGCGGCAGCAAGGGATCACCGCCGAATGGGTGGGCCCGTTCGCCAACCACGCGCCGAGCATGCAGGCCGTCGTCGGCGGCAGCGCCGACTTCAGCTTCGGCGGTAGCACCACGCCCGCCGACCAGGCGATCCTCTCCGGCGCCGATCTGGTGTACGTGGCGTGGGCGACGGCGGAGCCGCGCACCTCCGCCGTGCTCGCCCGCGCGGGCTCCGGAATCCGCGCGGTACCGGACCTGGCAGGGCGCACGGTGGCGGTGAACAAGGCCGGGCTCGGCGAGTTCTTGCTGGTCGCCGCGCTGGAAAAGCACGGTGTGCCGCGTAAGTCGGTGAACGTGGTCTACATGAACCCGCCGGAGGCGAGTGCGGCCTTCGGCTCCGGCCAGATCGACGCCTGGTCGATCTGGCAGGGCTTCCGGGAGATCGCCGAGGTGGAGTACGGCGCCACGCCGATCTTCGTGGAGGGCGACGAGCTGGACTTCCAGATCGACTTCACGAGCTTCCTGGTCCGACGCGACTACGCCGAGCAGCACGCCGACGCCGTGCGCGCGGTGATCCGCGCCTACCAGGCCGAGTACGAGTGGCAGAACGCGCACTACGCCGAGTCGTTGCGCATCGGCAACGCGGTGTCGCACTACCCGGACGCGGTGCTGGACCGGATGGCCCGCCACGACGTGCAGACGAGGTTGTCGTTCATCGACGACGACGGCGTCGCCCAGTTGCAGCGCGGCGCGGACTGGCTGTCGGATCGGGACATCCTCAGCGGGTCGATCGACATCGCCGAGCACTCCGTGCGGCTGTGAGGAGACGAGCATGAGCACCGAGCCCGAACCCGCCGTGCGGGTGCGCGGACTGGCCCGCCGGTTCGGGGACCGCACCGTGCTGCACGCGCTGGACCTGGACGTGCGACGCGGGGAGTTCGTCGCGCTGATCGGCAAGAGCGGGTGCGGCAAGACCACGCTGCTGCGGCTGCTGGCCGGGCTCGACGACCCCGACGGCGGGAGGATCACGACTCCGCGGCAGCGCATGGTCGTGTTCCAGGAACACCGGCTGCTGCCGTGGCGGCGGGTGTGGCGCAACGTCGCGATCGGGCTTCGCGGCGCCCGAGCGCGCGACGAGGCGGCCCGCGCGCTCGCGGAGGTCGGGCTCGACCAGCACCTCGATTCCTGGCCCGCGACGCTTTCCGGCGGAGAGGCGCAGCGCGTCGCGCTGGCCCGCGCGCTGGTGCGCGAGCCGAGACTGCTGCTGCTCGACGAACCGTTCGCGGCACTGGACGCGCTGACCCGCATCCGGATGCACTCGCTGGTGCGCCGCCTGATCGCCGCGCACCGGCCCGCCGTGCTGCTGGTGACCCACGACGTGGACGAAGCGGTGCTGCTGGCCGACCGCGTCGTCGTGCTGCGCGACGGGCACCTCGCCGCCGACCACCGCGTCGAACTCGCCGCCGGCGGTGATCGCACGGACCCGGAGTTCACCCGGCTGCGGGCCCTGCTGCTGGCCGAGCTCGGCGTCACCGATGGCGGCGAGGACGCCGTCCCGGCGGCATCCACGTCACCAGGAGCGGCCTCATGATCTCGTTTCCAGCACGAGCGGCCACGGCGTGAGCACCCTTCGCGAGCACGGCGCCCGAGCGAATGCCGCCCATCGCCCGACGTGTCCCCGGCAGCCCCGAACCGACCGGGGAGAATACCCGTGCGACCCGGATCTCGGTGACCCGCCGAGGGCGTGGATCAGCGCCTCGTGGGCCACACGCCACCGGGGGTGTGCGCTGTCGCGAGAAATCGGCCGGTTCGTCCACAGCGCACTGATCCTTCCGCGGGCATCGGGCTCGGTCCCCGCACCGGGACGGCCGGAGCAACGCCGCACATGGTTGGGTCGGGCCGCATGAACGGCTGGCTGAGCACGACCTCGCACTGGGGTGCCTACCGAGCCCGGGTCGGACCTGACGGCGAACTGGACGTGGCCCCGCACCCGGCGGACCGTGCCCCATCGGAACTGCTCGGCAACGTGGCGAGCTCGGTCCGGCACGAGACGCGCGTCGCCCGCCCGGCGATCCGGCGCGGCTGGCTGGAGAACGGTCCCGGGCCGTCCGACCTGCGCGGGCGGGAGGAGTTCGTCGAAGTCGGCTGGGACACCGCGCTCGACCTCGTCGCCGCCGAACTGCGCCGCGTCCGCGAGCAGCACGGCAATCAGGCGATCTTCGGCGGTTCCTACGGTTGGGCCAGCGCGGGCCGGTTCCACCACGCGCAGAGCCAGCTGCACCGGTTCCTCAACACCATCGGCGGCTACACGTCCTCGCGGAACTCCTACAGCCTCGGCACTTCGCTGGTGCTGCTGCCGCACCTCGTCGGCGACGCCGACACCTACCTCCGCCGCGCCGACGGCTGGGACACCATCCGGCGCCACACCGACCTGGTCGTCGCGTTCGGCGGCCTGCCGCCGAAGAACGTCTCCGTCACGCCCGGTGGAGTCACCCGGCACACCAGCTCCGAAGTCCTCGCCGACTGGGACCGCTCGGGCGTGGACCTCGACGTGGTCAGCCCGCTCGCCACGGACCTGCCCGATTCCCGGCGAGCGCGGTGGACCCGGGTGCGGCCCGCGACCGACGTCGCGCTGATACTGGGGCTCGCGCACGTGGTGCTCACCGAAGGGCTGCACGACCAGGAATTCCTGGACCGGTGCACCACCGGCTTCGACGAGTTCGCCGGATACCTGCTCGGCGAGGGCGGCCCGGTGCGGGACGCGGAGTGGGCGAGCGCGGTGTGCGGCGTGCCCGCCGACGACATCCGCGACCTCGCCCGCCGGATGGCCGCCGGGCGCACGCTGATCACCGTCAGCTGGTCGCTCCAGCGCATCGAGCACGGCGAGCAGCCGGTGTGGGCGGCGCTGGCGCTGGCGGCGATGCTCGGCGGCATCGGCTTGCCCGGCGGGGGATTCGGGCACGGCTACGGGTCCATCGGCGACGTCGGGGACACCGGGCCGCTGCTGCCGCTGCCGACCCTGCCGCAAGGCGCCAACCCGGTCTCGGAGTTCATCCCCGTGGCCCGGATCTCCGACCTGCTGCTGCACCCCGGCGAGGAGTTCGACTACGACGGGCGGCGGCTCACCTACCCGGACATCCGCGCGGTGTACTGGGCGGGCGGCAACCCGTTCCACCACCACCAGGACCTCAACCGGTTGCGCCGCGCCTTCGGCAGGCCCGACACGGTGATCGTGCACGAACCGCACTGGACGGCCACCGCCCGGCACGCGGACGTGGTGCTGCCCGTGACGACCACCCTGGAACGCGAGGACATCGGCGGCGGCCGGCGCGACACGCACCTGATCGCGATGCGCCGGATCCTGGACCCCGTCGGGCAGGCCCGCGACGATCACGACGTGTTCCGCGGGCTCGCCGAACGGCTCGGGGCCGGCTCCGCGTTCACCGCCGACCGCACCCCGCGCGAGTGGCTCGCGCACCTCTACGGGCAGTGGCGCGCGGCGCTCGCGGGCGAAGGCCACGAGGTGCCCGCGTTCGAGGAGTTCTGGCGCGCCGGTGAGCTGGCACTGCCCGCGCGCCCGCAATCCACGCCGCTCGCCGAGTTCCGCGCCGACCCGCGCTCCCGCCCGCTGGCCACCCCCAGCGGGCGCATCGAACTGTTCTCCGCGCGCATCGCCGGATTCGGGTTGCCCGGCCTGCCGGGGTACCCGGTGTGGCGGGAACCCGTCGAAGGGCTCGACCACGACCGGTTCCCGCTGCGGCTGATCGCGCACCAGCCCCGCACCCGGCTGCACGGGCAGGGCGACGTCGGCGACGTCAGCCGAGCCGACAAGGTCCACGGCCGCGAACCGATCCGGCTGCACCCCGACGACGCCGCCGCCCGCGGCATCGCCGACGGAACCGTGGTGCGCGTGTTCAACGACCGCGGCGCCTGCCTCGCCGGCGCCCGGCTCACCACCGACGTGCTGCCCGGAGTGGCCGTGCTCGCCACCGGCGCCTGGTACGACCCCGTGGACGACCCGGCGCAGCCCGGCGGCTCGCTGTGCGTGCACGGCAATCCGAACGTGCTCACCGCCGACCGGCCGACCTCGCCGCTCTCGCAGGGCTGCTCCGGGCAGCAGGCCAGGGTCGAGGTCGAACCCGGGCCGAGCGAACCGCCACCGCTGAGCTGCCTGCACCCGCCGCGGCTCGTCCCCGAACAGGAAGGCATCCGATGACCAGCGCCACCGACGACGCCCCGGCGGCCCGGCTCGCCCGGTCCGCGGGAACACCCGAGTTCACGGCGGCACTGGGACGCATCGCCGAACGGGCCGCCGAGCACGACCGCGACGGCACCTTCCCGCACGAGGCGTTCGCGGACCTGCACGCCACGGGCGCGCTGAACCTCACCCTGCCCACCGGAGCCGGTGGCGGGGGAGCGGGGCTCGCCCAGGTCGTGCCGGTGGTGCGGGCGGTCGGCGCCGCCGACCCGTCGGTGGCGTTGGTGCTCGCGATGCACCTGCTCAACCACGTCGACCTTCGCGCCCCCGGCAATCCCTGGCCCGAGCACGTGCGCCGCGAGGTGCAGCGCAGCTCCGCGGACGGGGTGGCGCTGATCAACGCGCTGCGGGTCGAACCGGACCTGGGCACCCCGGCGCGCGGCGGCTTGCCCGCCACCACCGCCGAGCGCACCGCCGACGGCTGGGTGCTGCGCGGGCACAAGACCTACTCCACCGGCATCCCCGGCCTGCGCTGGCTGCTGGTGTGGGCGCGCACCGACGAACCCGAACCCCGGGTCGGCGCGTTCCTGGTGCCGCGCGAAGCCGGCAA
This window of the Saccharopolyspora gloriosae genome carries:
- a CDS encoding Scr1 family TA system antitoxin-like transcriptional regulator, translating into MPSTVTSRRRQLGNEIRRARMTVGMTQQEVAELLGCRQGKVNKIESGAVAVKQAELKQMLEAFQCSDAQSELMLELARSSTGQRGQWSGYRSAVPHWFRTFTDLEPAAGEILSWHGERIPGPLQSEHYMLTQFSEDRATDVTSLVRNRQDRKQVFDLDRPPYYRFVIGEAAFRRMPGGPNPSVALDQVEHLLDLGERYSRTFIHVLPFDVRLAFTPNDFTIMRFPDATKDFVFIEHAAGGIYLDDEGDFELFVDAWDRIRGAALELNESVDFLRGLAAEFRSQMKF
- a CDS encoding DUF397 domain-containing protein, coding for MHAPDPAPTTSYFPRRGWTAANRCGPNGGNCVEVNHPVAGGHVGVRDSKNIADGVLVFNAEQWRSFLSGTRGGAFDLT
- a CDS encoding MCE family protein, which translates into the protein MSRDSTFATVRRRLLGLALLLCVALFLSVTVATYQGVFRPSVDVVLRAASTGNQLMPDSEVKVRGMTVGRVDEVRPTDEGAELHLALEPDKARLLPANVSARLLPRTLFGERYVSLDVPEQASSTRLAAGDVISQDRTRASVELETVLADTMPVLQAVHPDDLAVTLNSLDQALDGRGEEVGDTITRLNQYVEGLNPSLPQLQENLRQLVGVAETYEQAAPDVLQALGDLSVTSRTLVAQQQDLRSLTSQLTTASNDATGFLEASGDDLIRLGESSRPTADVLAKYSPQYPCLLRSLTGIIPLVDDVFGVGTDEPGAHVTLEVVPPRGEYVPGEEPSFDDERGPRCYDYPPGTRPQYPPDGPIQDGSTAPAPADAPGAASSGGAGGLGLINSPQERDAMSTVLAPSMGVPASTVPQWGSMLVGPVLRGAEVSYR
- a CDS encoding AraC family transcriptional regulator, which produces MPHRRDKDHSTGVRAPDAIPDPVVRDWDFPRSPISALLLTRFAAEYQVPAATVLCGTGLTETELEDPSFSVDAHQELRIVRNLVNALPPSPGLGMLAGLQYHLTAYGILGFAFISSPTVRDGMAVALRYLELSFAFCIPRIRWSGEELRVELDSSAIPSDVRDFLVERDLSAIHTIMVELLPAPIPVQRIELSLPPPPDGIEAPAFFGTVPSFGAPKDVIILDPAFLDQPLPQANEHTLAMCEAQCRDLLAGRRERTGFAKQVRDQMLGPDGVRMGMEDVARKLHTTARTLHRRLNAEGTNFQAVRDEVRAALAEGMLRDGALSVDDIAIRLGYAEAASFIHAFKRWTGTTPMSYARRRQQ
- a CDS encoding AMP-dependent synthetase/ligase; translated protein: MTATEVQAERDEIEAAIRGRTVPSLLADIARSRPDAPAFATADERWTWSQVHGEVLSIAAALRSLGLVPGDVLGVMASNRPEHILADLGASTAGATTTTLYATLAPEQIRHVVVDSGAKIAVVEGEDAWRRWLPVLGEPTELGVVITLGEIGDARPAGFTGKILTWEEFLELGAAVDDGSFAHDDPSVQEQMCPDPEDIAVLIYTSGTTGTSKGVELSHRALLYEVEALARAAGLPDEVVSLSYLPLAHVAERVLSVYLPLRSGGETHFCASVKELPQRLAEVRPTILFGVPQVWDKLRTGIESRIAEQDGVRGKLGAWALRAAEQGAAPDATDTQKMLARLAHRAVLHRIPVALGLDRCAVRAVGAAPLPPGLERFFAGLGMELTGVYGLSETCGAAVMHRAGDPRRPGTVGKAMPGVELRLTGEGEVLVRGPLCASGYRNLPEADRDLFTMDGYLRTGDLGSLDDDGMLRITGRQKELIITAGGKNISPVTVESLLVEHPLIEQALVHGDGRPYLVALLLPDADALAKWAEQRGLAGAAREDLLANPQLREEIGQAVALANSRLARVEHVREWDFAPTQWSEDEGELTPTRKIRRAVVVKNNREHLDALYPR
- a CDS encoding putative leader peptide, yielding MKAIQRFVTRRHVDLRRHASALCRR
- a CDS encoding ABC transporter permease subunit: MTATAHPATAEPSTRNRPSFPHRAVSWATPALLLLLWEISARTGLLDVQLLPAPSTVLGTAAELTADGELPANLLASLYRAGAGFAVGAVVGLGLGLAVGLSRIAESLLDRGIQMIRAIPFLAMLPLVIVWFGIEESGKIFLIALGTAVPLYLNAVLGIRQIDPKLLEMARVVGLGRAERIRWVVLPGALPSILSGLRLALTHSWLALVIAETMGADAGIGFMATNAREFLQTDVIVLVVVIYAVIGVGCDLVTRLLERRLLRWNPAYARLSA
- a CDS encoding NrtA/SsuA/CpmA family ABC transporter substrate-binding protein, which gives rise to MSAIRRRSMLAAAGLAVLAPSLASCAAGAGGAEAGTVRLTHGPISVPKIRGTLAQALRQQGITAEWVGPFANHAPSMQAVVGGSADFSFGGSTTPADQAILSGADLVYVAWATAEPRTSAVLARAGSGIRAVPDLAGRTVAVNKAGLGEFLLVAALEKHGVPRKSVNVVYMNPPEASAAFGSGQIDAWSIWQGFREIAEVEYGATPIFVEGDELDFQIDFTSFLVRRDYAEQHADAVRAVIRAYQAEYEWQNAHYAESLRIGNAVSHYPDAVLDRMARHDVQTRLSFIDDDGVAQLQRGADWLSDRDILSGSIDIAEHSVRL
- a CDS encoding ABC transporter ATP-binding protein, producing MSTEPEPAVRVRGLARRFGDRTVLHALDLDVRRGEFVALIGKSGCGKTTLLRLLAGLDDPDGGRITTPRQRMVVFQEHRLLPWRRVWRNVAIGLRGARARDEAARALAEVGLDQHLDSWPATLSGGEAQRVALARALVREPRLLLLDEPFAALDALTRIRMHSLVRRLIAAHRPAVLLVTHDVDEAVLLADRVVVLRDGHLAADHRVELAAGGDRTDPEFTRLRALLLAELGVTDGGEDAVPAASTSPGAAS